TCTCCACTAATGTATTGAGTGATATCAAATGTCTCAACAGTTGGCCTTTTCCTACCTACTGGACCTGCAGTACTTTGAACATGCTTTTTGCATATCACTGCATTAAGGATGAATAAAATGTTAAGCACCGACTGTTTAGGGACGCAGGAGTTTCATGCATTCCACAAAACCACTGAAATACTGGAAGACTCGCAATCTGAAGAGATTACATTCCGCGAAACAGCGCTGGGGTCAACGCTAGTAGATCATCAAAATGGTAAAGTCTGCTTAATTTTGATTCCGATCTACTTGGTTAGACTCGTTTTGATCTTttctctctctcactgaattctGGATTTTCTGCTTGGAATACACCTGCACTGTGGCTGCACTAGAGAAGTAGTGACTCTTTCAGAACATAAACTTCCTTGAATTATATAATCCTCAGGAATGTGTTATACTGCTTTACTGTTATACTACATTGCTTTAAAAATAGTAAATGTGTTGAATTGCAGGTGACTGAACATCAGTCTGGATATCTGGATTAATGTAATATAGGTATATTAGATAGTACGAAATCGGAAGGTAGTTTTTGTTCCTTGTTGTACTTTTATACTGCTATTTATACTGCATGAGTGTATCTAGCATTAACCTCTTTATACTCTGGCTGCTAAACAATAAACACTACTGCTAAGTTCCAAGTCTATGTAGCAAACCTTCTGTAGAAATGAAATACTGCAAGCGATAAGAGGTTGTTGCTTATGTTGTGTGGTTAGCTCAAAGATAAGAATGTTCATATATATGTCCGTCTCTCCCCAGCATCAAGTTGTCAAATTTACCTTCTGTTTTAGAAAGCCCAGATATTTCACCGCTCTATAATTAGGATATGCATATGATGTTATTAATACCATTAATTAGTTGCATATGGATGTACGGTTCTCTCAAAGACGACAGTGAGTTCATAGTTGCGatttaatttatttatttattgcaGTTCTCTCTACTGCCGAAGTGTTGCAATTTAATTTATTTTTGTTTGCAGTCCACTCTACTGCCGCAGTATCAGCAGGAGACACTGGAATGGCTGAAGTCAACTTGTTGCATGGTGAATCTGACACATCAGCTACCGGTTTACTGCCAGTGTCATTCTTGTCATGCAGTCCTAGATCTATGGTGATTAATCTTCTAATTCGTTTAATAAAATTTAATTCCTGATAAAAAAAACATACTTCTGTTTCTGGTCTCTGATAAGAAAATCACATATCATAACTTACCATTATTTGGTTGATTTCCTCTATTTCTCAGAAGCAAGTGCGTACTTAGGTTCATATCTTCTTTTAGATAATGCATAGACTCATATCTGGCATTGTGGTCCTATTGAAAAAGTATGCCGATCTAGGACTCATGCCAGTTGTAAGGATTATCAGCTAATTGCCACAGCGGTTGGTTTTACATCTTGTAGCAACTTTACTCAAGAACTATATTTGGAATTTATGTGTTAGTTTTACTTTGGAATTAGATGACTCTTCATTGTTCTTTTTACCTTCATGTtaataagtactccctccgtttctaaatataagcccttttagagatttcaatacggatgtatatagacacattttagagtgtagattcactcattttgctccatatataGTCCAcgttggaatctctaaaaaggtttatatttaggaacggagggaataATATCTTATTCCTTTGCTTAATAGTCATTACTACATACACTTGTCACAAGTTAAATACTAAATAATGTTGAGCTGATAAAAAAACAATATATTTTCTGCTTATGTTACATTGGGAAATCAAGAATGTGGCGGGCTAAATTTTTTAAAGCCAATTATATGTTTGGAAGTATAAATTAAGGAACTATGAACCTGTAACATTGGTTGAAGTGATGAAACCATAACAGTTCCGTGACTGGGGCTGGAAATAACAAACCCATTCTCCTTCGCTGTGGTTGTTTTCTGCAATCCGCTTAGACACTAGGAGCTATCTCAGTTTAAGTTACTTAGACAATGATTATCAGCTGCCTTTGTAAAATCTAACAGAACGATTCCATCTTTGCTTTATTTATCCATTTCATCAGCCTAGAAGCACTGCTACTTATGTCAAGTTATGAATTCTGCAGTATGGATTATTCAACTAATACTTAATATTTGTAGGTTCCAATATCAGTTCCGTCATCATCTGGCCTTGAAGCTATCCTGACACCTAATCCAATGTACAGTGATGTTCAGTTGAAAGAAGTGAACTACAATGCTACAGGTAATATGGCTTGACTTTCAACTCTTCCAATGTTTTAAGTCGCTGACTTACTGTAGTATTTTAATTTTAGGCTTCATATCTTCAGCCTTTCCAGTGTTGTATTGGACTATATGTTGCTCAAGTATACGCATTTAGCTGCTTGCCTTTATCATGTTATCCAGTTCTTTATCTTACTATGTGGTATCTGAATGTGCTGATCTTCTCCCTATTCTGTCATTGCAGCAATGGACGAAAGCACCGAGTTCCTTCAGCTGATTCTTAGTGGCAATGATGAAGGCTACAATACTACAAGCGAACTGCAAGTTTGGGATGTTCTGGATTTCTACTTCTCAGAAAGTTTTTCTGATGTACAATTTGATAGCATAATGGGTTTTACAAGTGACGTCAGTACTTCCTCTCAtgattatatgatgaatattgttGACTTGGTAGAGCGGCCTGTGGCACTCCTGTCTCTCAATGAGACAGAGGAACCAAATAATGCAACCAATAAGGCTCCAGTCGATCACAGTACAATGGACCCTGATGACACATCCTTGTACCTTCAAATGAAACCACCAGATTCAGAAACCGAAAGTACTTCTGCCTCTCAGGATGTGATAGGAATTGAGTATGGTGATGAAAAGCTTCATTCTAGAGGTCTGCCTGATTTAATGGATGTTGACTCATCCAATCGTCTGCGAAAATCACCAGTGAGAACAAAGCATGTCACTCTTGTGCTTGATTTGGATGGTAAGCAGGCAATGTATTCACATCATTCAGTTATACTTCTGAAGTTTTCTTTCTTCTAGTAATTGTGACTTAAGCATGCTGCCATCCTGTCTGCTCAGGGATTTATAAGGTAAGTTTATAGATATTTTAGGAAGCAAAGTTCATAAATCTTCAGACTACATCGGCTGGAATTAAACCGCAAGAAAATTGATGATCAACTATTAAGGGGATTTGATTATGCTCTCCTACGATTAGGATTGTTTGAATCAATCCCTGCAAGCCCCATCAATATGTTGGATAAAATGGATCCAAATTTCTGTTTCCTTTGAAATCTTTGATCATCCAGTTCACTGTGAatggttttcttttcctttgtgGTGTCACAAATTTTCAGTTTTTCATTTTAGGTCATGCATTGGCGCATTATCTTCAGCATTGCAAAATTCAGTTGTGATGTCAACATTCTTACTACGATTGCTAATTTTTTAAGATGGTTTACCCATTTTCATATGCAGAGACTCTTGTCCATTCAACATTGGATCACTGTGATATATCTGATTTCAGCATTCAAGTTTTCTTCAATATGAAAGACCATACAGTCCATGTGAGACAAAGGCCCCACCTGAAGATGTTCCTTGAGAAGGTAGCTCAGATGTTTGAGCTTGTCATTTTCACAGCTAGTCAGAGAATCTATGCTGAGCAGATAATAGATAGGCTTGACCCTGATGGGAAATTGATCTCGCAGCGAATATATCGTGAGTCATGTATATTCTCTGATGGCAGCTATACAAAAGACCTGACAATTCTGGGAGTCCACTTGGCAAAAGTTGCTATAATTGACAATACGCCACAGGTAACATTCCTTCCAAAATACTCCATGTTTTATCTCCACAGGCAGATATGTTTCTCCTTTGTAAACGTTGGCTAAAGGGGGAAGGATCCCTCCTTAACTGTCCACTGTATAGAAGTGCGAGCTCTCCGCGAATTAGCGCGGATAGCACCATACAGTGCAGCTGGGCGGGTTCAGCACCTTTGAACTCCAGACGGGAGCTAGCGCCCAGTTCTCAGTGTTTCTCCTCTTTGTTTGTAATTTTCAATCTTAGTAGCTATATTTTCTAGGCATGTGACCTGCAGGTATCTAGTTGCTTCCTTTTGAATCAAATGAAAACTTTTAACAGCTAGAGTCGCACTCTTCATGAGGGCTTCACAACTCCTGAACACTCTTATGGATGCATTATATTATAGCTGAAACCTCTCTTGTTTCAGGTTTTCCAGTTGCAAGTCGATAATGGTATCCCGATAAAAAGCTGGTTTGATGACCCCGCGGACCAGGAACTGGTTGAGTTACTCCCGTTCCTCGAGACCCTTGTTGATGCAGAGGACGTAAGGCCACTAATCTCAAAGACTTTTCATGGCACAGTCCAGCAGGATTAGACTTAAGATGCATCATTATCATGCACTGAGCCTGAGCCTGCCACTGTGTCAGCGAACTCCATCTTGGGAAATTAGGTATAGGATCAGCATTCACCATTTATGTTATGTTGGCTGTTACAGATAGCAAGCATAAACTGCATGTCGCCATGGCTTGTATACGTAGTATTGCTCGGGTTTTCTGTGTGGCAGGTCTGTGTACATAAATTATAGTATTGAATAAAGTGATCTGAATCCAGTTTTTGCTCAAAGGGACCTCTCAAGCAGCACAGAGTAGCTGACTATGCCTGAAGCTTTCACCTACACAAAATTCTCCCTAAATCCCTATCCTGGTTGTAGAACAATCGTAAATTTCCATTTTATTTTTGGAATAGCGCCCAACACGCATGCTTTGGAGTATGTGTGCAGCTAAAAGTGGGATAAGACTGCCTCGCTGTTATTATTTCTTTCTTTAAtaggttaatttgataaatgtcACTTGAATTCTGGCGATTCCAAGAAGTGctactgcaatttgcaaactttgaaaaatgccattttcagtggcatttttcgaagtctacattaggaatggagggagtagatagAAAACCAATCTCCATGCCCTTGTGAAGCGTTCTCTTCACCGCCATCAAAATGCTTCCTAGCAAAGGGGCAGCGAGCTAAGACTAGGGACTGTACTCTTGGCGACGAAAACTCAGGGTTTGCGCAACATTGCGCTTCAGCAAGCTAAGATGAAATTGCCGTCCCCCCCGCGTTTGCCGTTTTTAAAACCAGAAGCCACTGATTCGACTACGTGGTGGCAATTATCACCTGCACCAAAAGTGTGCTTTATAAGTTTATATATATCTTTCTGAAGTTGCACATTGATGACAAACATCTCTATACAACAGAAAACGGGTTAGCATTCCTTCCTTTCCCTTGTGTCTCCTCGCCCTAGAAAAAGTAACCGGCGCCTAAATAGCTCAGATTACAAGCCACTGGACTGACTACCCACCCCCATCCAGTGTGCACACAGGCAGATACAACAAGCTGATGGCCCGAAACAGAACGAAGAGCTTCACACGCTTCCAGATCAGACAGCACACATAAGCATCAAACCCTGGGCTGCCCTGCCCTGCGCTGTAAACCTTGCGGGAACCCCACCCAAGCTTGATCCGCCACTTTGTTTCTCGCTGTTTCGTTGGCCACCAGCCGCACTCCAGGAAGGCATGTCGGATGCGCCTGACTGGCCACTAATACATCTGCGACATACCGTAGGGA
The Aegilops tauschii subsp. strangulata cultivar AL8/78 chromosome 3, Aet v6.0, whole genome shotgun sequence genome window above contains:
- the LOC109770077 gene encoding uncharacterized protein isoform X5, with the translated sequence MVPISVPSSSGLEAILTPNPMYSDVQLKEVNYNATAMDESTEFLQLILSGNDEGYNTTSELQVWDVLDFYFSESFSDVQFDSIMGFTSDVSTSSHDYMMNIVDLVERPVALLSLNETEEPNNATNKAPVDHSTMDPDDTSLYLQMKPPDSETESTSASQDVIGIEYGDEKLHSRGLPDLMDVDSSNRLRKSPVRTKHVTLVLDLDETLVHSTLDHCDISDFSIQVFFNMKDHTVHVRQRPHLKMFLEKVAQMFELVIFTASQRIYAEQIIDRLDPDGKLISQRIYRESCIFSDGSYTKDLTILGVHLAKVAIIDNTPQVFQLQVDNGIPIKSWFDDPADQELVELLPFLETLVDAEDVRPLISKTFHGTVQQD
- the LOC109770077 gene encoding uncharacterized protein isoform X6 — translated: MNKMLSTDCLGTQEFHAFHKTTEILEDSQSEEITFRETALGSTLVDHQNVHSTAAVSAGDTGMAEVNLLHGESDTSATGLLPVSFLSCSPRSMVPISVPSSSGLEAILTPNPMYSDVQLKEVNYNATAMDESTEFLQLILSGNDEGYNTTSELQVWDVLDFYFSESFSDVQFDSIMGFTSDVSTSSHDYMMNIVDLVERPVALLSLNETEEPNNATNKAPVDHSTMDPDDTSLYLQMKPPDSETESTSASQDVIGIEYGDEKLHSRGLPDLMDVDSSNRLRKSPVRTKHVTLVLDLDETLVHSTLDHCDISDFSIQVFFNMKDHTVHVRQRPHLKMFLEKLYKRPDNSGSPLGKSCYN
- the LOC109770077 gene encoding uncharacterized protein isoform X1, whose amino-acid sequence is MNKMLSTDCLGTQEFHAFHKTTEILEDSQSEEITFRETALGSTLVDHQNVHSTAAVSAGDTGMAEVNLLHGESDTSATGLLPVSFLSCSPRSMVPISVPSSSGLEAILTPNPMYSDVQLKEVNYNATAMDESTEFLQLILSGNDEGYNTTSELQVWDVLDFYFSESFSDVQFDSIMGFTSDVSTSSHDYMMNIVDLVERPVALLSLNETEEPNNATNKAPVDHSTMDPDDTSLYLQMKPPDSETESTSASQDVIGIEYGDEKLHSRGLPDLMDVDSSNRLRKSPVRTKHVTLVLDLDETLVHSTLDHCDISDFSIQVFFNMKDHTVHVRQRPHLKMFLEKVAQMFELVIFTASQRIYAEQIIDRLDPDGKLISQRIYRESCIFSDGSYTKDLTILGVHLAKVAIIDNTPQVFQLQVDNGIPIKSWFDDPADQELVELLPFLETLVDAEDVRPLISKTFHGTVQQD
- the LOC109770077 gene encoding uncharacterized protein isoform X3 → MAEVNLLHGESDTSATGLLPVSFLSCSPRSMVPISVPSSSGLEAILTPNPMYSDVQLKEVNYNATAMDESTEFLQLILSGNDEGYNTTSELQVWDVLDFYFSESFSDVQFDSIMGFTSDVSTSSHDYMMNIVDLVERPVALLSLNETEEPNNATNKAPVDHSTMDPDDTSLYLQMKPPDSETESTSASQDVIGIEYGDEKLHSRGLPDLMDVDSSNRLRKSPVRTKHVTLVLDLDETLVHSTLDHCDISDFSIQVFFNMKDHTVHVRQRPHLKMFLEKVAQMFELVIFTASQRIYAEQIIDRLDPDGKLISQRIYRESCIFSDGSYTKDLTILGVHLAKVAIIDNTPQVFQLQVDNGIPIKSWFDDPADQELVELLPFLETLVDAEDVRPLISKTFHGTVQQD
- the LOC109770077 gene encoding uncharacterized protein isoform X4; translated protein: MSTLLPQYQQETLEWLKSTCCMVPISVPSSSGLEAILTPNPMYSDVQLKEVNYNATAMDESTEFLQLILSGNDEGYNTTSELQVWDVLDFYFSESFSDVQFDSIMGFTSDVSTSSHDYMMNIVDLVERPVALLSLNETEEPNNATNKAPVDHSTMDPDDTSLYLQMKPPDSETESTSASQDVIGIEYGDEKLHSRGLPDLMDVDSSNRLRKSPVRTKHVTLVLDLDETLVHSTLDHCDISDFSIQVFFNMKDHTVHVRQRPHLKMFLEKVAQMFELVIFTASQRIYAEQIIDRLDPDGKLISQRIYRESCIFSDGSYTKDLTILGVHLAKVAIIDNTPQVFQLQVDNGIPIKSWFDDPADQELVELLPFLETLVDAEDVRPLISKTFHGTVQQD
- the LOC109770077 gene encoding uncharacterized protein isoform X2, yielding MNKMLSTDCLGTQEFHAFHKTTEILEDSQSEEITFRETALGSTLVDHQNVHSTAAVSAGDTGMAEVNLLHGESDTSATGLLPVSFLSCSPRSMVPISVPSSSGLEAILTPNPMYSDVQLKEVNYNATAMDESTEFLQLILSGNDEGYNTTSELQVWDVLDFYFSESFSDVQFDSIMGFTSDVSTSSHDYMMNIVDLVERPVALLSLNETEEPNNATNKAPVDHSTMDPDDTSLYLQMKPPDSETESTSASQDVIGIEYGDEKLHSRGLPDLMDVDSSNRLRKSPVRTKHVTLVLDLDETLVHSTLDHCDISDFSIQVFFNMKDHTVHVRQRPHLKMFLEKRIYRESCIFSDGSYTKDLTILGVHLAKVAIIDNTPQVFQLQVDNGIPIKSWFDDPADQELVELLPFLETLVDAEDVRPLISKTFHGTVQQD